A single region of the Verrucomicrobiia bacterium genome encodes:
- a CDS encoding AAA family ATPase, which produces MSEPSEFEKTQKEIMEAMKRMLSQAAPQKDPQAERVEKDHEENQKKKRLKILDFQLKPKDVKQHLDRFVIRQDDAKRVLATAVCDHYNHVRLYEQDPQAHKHYVKQNVLMLGPTGVGKTYLIKCLAELIGVPFVKADATKFSETGYVGGDVEDIIKDLARKADDDLELAKYGMVYIDEIDKLASPPHAMGRDVSGAGVQRGLLKLMEETDVPLRASHDIQSQIQAMMEYQQKGKLTKPVMNTRHVLFIVSGAFGSLAPIVDRRLRSANIGFAAQKTESVPASQLFRKSRTDDFVQFGFEPEFVGRLPVRVVCDPLSEDDLYTILSESEGSVIRQYQASFLAYGIQLDVRESGMREIAKQAALEETGARGLITVCERIFRDFKYELPSGHVKRFTLDAQLARDPAGVLRGLLEEDRHEASQKLAAEIVQFEKNFDAKNALAIEFDAAAREALAGKILDSGGEAAVVLEKMFGNYGYGLGLIQKKKPRGKFILTAEAVRDPDHVLERWIKESYEG; this is translated from the coding sequence ATGAGCGAACCGTCGGAATTCGAAAAGACGCAGAAAGAAATCATGGAAGCCATGAAGCGCATGCTGTCACAGGCCGCGCCGCAAAAAGACCCGCAGGCCGAGCGCGTGGAGAAAGACCACGAAGAGAATCAGAAAAAGAAGCGGCTCAAAATCCTGGATTTCCAGCTCAAGCCCAAAGACGTGAAGCAGCACCTCGACCGTTTCGTGATCCGCCAGGACGACGCCAAGCGCGTGCTCGCGACCGCGGTGTGCGATCACTACAATCACGTCCGGCTTTACGAGCAGGACCCGCAGGCGCACAAACATTACGTGAAACAGAATGTCCTGATGCTCGGGCCCACGGGCGTAGGAAAAACCTACCTCATCAAATGCCTGGCGGAACTCATCGGCGTTCCTTTCGTGAAAGCCGATGCCACCAAGTTCAGCGAGACCGGCTACGTGGGCGGGGACGTGGAAGACATCATCAAGGACTTGGCACGCAAGGCGGACGATGATCTCGAGCTGGCCAAATACGGCATGGTGTACATCGATGAGATCGATAAGCTGGCCTCGCCGCCGCACGCCATGGGGCGCGACGTAAGCGGCGCCGGCGTCCAGCGCGGCCTGCTGAAACTCATGGAAGAAACCGACGTGCCGCTGCGCGCCTCCCACGACATCCAGTCGCAGATCCAGGCCATGATGGAATACCAGCAGAAAGGCAAGCTGACCAAGCCTGTCATGAACACACGCCACGTGCTGTTCATCGTAAGCGGCGCTTTCGGCAGCCTCGCGCCGATCGTGGACCGGCGCCTCCGGAGCGCGAACATCGGGTTTGCCGCGCAGAAGACGGAAAGCGTTCCCGCCTCCCAGCTTTTCCGCAAATCGCGGACCGATGATTTCGTGCAGTTCGGTTTCGAGCCGGAATTCGTCGGGCGCCTCCCTGTCCGCGTGGTCTGCGATCCGTTAAGCGAGGACGACCTCTACACCATCCTCTCGGAATCCGAAGGCTCGGTGATCCGTCAGTACCAGGCCAGCTTTCTCGCTTACGGCATCCAGCTCGACGTGCGTGAAAGCGGCATGCGCGAGATTGCCAAACAGGCGGCGCTCGAAGAAACCGGCGCGCGCGGCCTCATCACGGTCTGCGAGCGGATCTTCAGGGATTTCAAATACGAACTTCCTTCGGGCCATGTGAAGCGTTTTACGCTCGACGCGCAGCTCGCGCGCGATCCTGCGGGCGTCCTGCGCGGGCTTCTGGAAGAGGACCGGCACGAGGCTTCGCAGAAACTCGCGGCTGAAATCGTCCAGTTTGAAAAGAATTTCGACGCGAAAAATGCGCTCGCCATCGAATTCGACGCCGCGGCCCGCGAAGCGCTGGCCGGTAAAATCCTCGATTCCGGCGGGGAAGCGGCCGTGGTCCTGGAAAAAATGTTCGGCAATTACGGTTATGGGCTGGGACTCATCCAGAAAAAGAAACCCCGCGGCAAATTCATCCTCACGGCCGAAGCTGTCCGCGATCCGGATCACGTGCTGGAGCGGTGGATCAAGGAATCTTATGAAGGCTAA
- a CDS encoding IGHMBP2 family helicase yields MEEEIQKHFERLQRLIDLEEAEEVEAFREDFLKLSPDEREHTGKALLFLKITESHFSPAGHRLLTFSYRSGRELPVFSLAVGDIVSLSAEGVEIMRYPTGTVYEKDRESITVAFDWLHENWLDETGTYHLNRSGSRATYKRMGEALGTVRDAEHSRLALFRDVTLGLKPPEKGDPVPLSKLPFFNANLNEWQKKAAVMVLESPLVSLIHGPPGTGKTTVLVEVIRQTVAQGKFVFATAPSNTACDNLLECLVNAEVPVVRLGHPARIMEHLRDYTLDFKTAQHPHSKWIDEREREIDVLYRRLDRHKERRTLHEMEKREIRDQIRALKADVQALESEVLQQVLAEARVFVGTHAGAADYLLKKRTVDLLVMDEASQATEPSSWIPLLKAQKAVLAGDHFQLPPTVRSKEAEEGGLAVTLFEKLHKVLGEEYKTLLRVQYRMHEKIMNFSSRQFYQGQLIADDSVRRHVLADLPGLTRDPETEEAFVFLDTAGRGFEEKLEPGSESRYNPEEAELVDAQVKRLLSLGVKPEDIAVISPYSAQVRYLTLKIGQPRIEVDSVDGFQGREKEVVILSLVRSNMEGEMGFLADTRRMNVAMTRAKRKLFVIGDSSTLSAIPFYQNFIQYSESIGAYRSSWEYGG; encoded by the coding sequence TTGGAAGAAGAAATCCAGAAACATTTTGAGCGTCTGCAGCGCCTGATCGATCTCGAAGAAGCCGAAGAGGTCGAGGCCTTTCGCGAGGACTTCCTCAAGCTTTCCCCGGACGAACGCGAACATACGGGCAAAGCCCTTCTCTTTCTGAAAATCACAGAATCTCATTTCAGCCCCGCGGGCCACCGCCTCCTGACTTTTTCTTACCGTTCGGGCCGCGAACTGCCTGTCTTTTCTCTGGCAGTCGGCGACATCGTGAGCCTTTCTGCCGAAGGCGTGGAAATCATGCGCTATCCCACAGGCACGGTTTACGAAAAAGACCGCGAGAGCATTACGGTCGCGTTCGACTGGCTGCACGAAAACTGGCTGGACGAAACCGGCACCTATCACCTGAACCGCTCGGGAAGCCGTGCGACTTACAAGCGCATGGGCGAGGCCCTTGGAACCGTGCGCGATGCCGAGCATTCGCGTCTCGCGCTTTTCCGCGACGTGACGCTTGGCCTCAAGCCTCCTGAAAAAGGGGATCCGGTCCCGCTTTCGAAGCTCCCATTTTTCAATGCCAACCTGAACGAATGGCAAAAGAAGGCCGCGGTCATGGTCCTGGAATCGCCACTCGTATCGCTCATCCACGGGCCGCCGGGAACGGGGAAGACGACGGTCCTGGTCGAAGTCATCCGGCAAACCGTGGCCCAGGGGAAATTCGTTTTCGCGACCGCGCCAAGTAATACGGCCTGCGACAACCTGCTCGAATGCCTGGTGAACGCCGAGGTTCCGGTCGTGCGGCTCGGCCATCCTGCCCGCATCATGGAGCACCTGCGTGATTACACGCTCGACTTCAAGACCGCGCAGCACCCGCATTCCAAATGGATCGACGAGCGGGAACGCGAGATCGACGTGCTGTACCGCCGGCTCGACCGGCACAAAGAACGGCGCACGCTGCACGAAATGGAAAAGAGGGAAATCCGGGATCAGATCCGCGCGCTCAAAGCCGACGTGCAGGCCCTGGAATCCGAAGTGCTGCAGCAAGTCCTGGCCGAGGCGCGCGTTTTCGTGGGCACGCATGCCGGAGCCGCGGATTATCTCCTGAAGAAAAGGACCGTGGATCTACTTGTCATGGACGAGGCATCGCAGGCCACCGAACCCAGCTCCTGGATCCCGCTGCTCAAAGCGCAAAAGGCCGTGCTCGCAGGCGACCATTTCCAATTGCCGCCGACCGTGCGGTCTAAAGAAGCCGAGGAAGGCGGTCTGGCCGTCACGCTTTTCGAAAAGCTGCACAAGGTCCTCGGCGAGGAATATAAAACGCTTCTCCGCGTGCAGTACCGCATGCACGAAAAAATCATGAACTTTTCCTCGCGCCAGTTTTATCAGGGACAGCTCATTGCCGACGATTCCGTGCGGCGCCACGTGCTCGCGGATCTTCCGGGCCTTACGCGCGATCCGGAAACCGAGGAGGCTTTCGTGTTTCTCGATACGGCCGGCCGCGGCTTCGAGGAAAAACTGGAGCCGGGCAGCGAGAGCCGGTACAACCCCGAAGAAGCGGAACTCGTGGACGCGCAGGTGAAGCGGCTGCTCAGCCTGGGCGTCAAGCCGGAGGACATCGCGGTCATCAGTCCGTACAGCGCGCAGGTGCGCTATCTCACGCTGAAAATCGGGCAGCCGCGCATCGAGGTCGACAGCGTAGACGGATTCCAGGGCCGGGAAAAAGAAGTGGTGATCCTGTCGCTTGTGCGCTCTAACATGGAAGGCGAGATGGGATTCCTGGCCGATACGCGGCGCATGAACGTGGCCATGACGCGCGCCAAACGGAAACTTTTCGTGATCGGTGACAGCTCGACCTTGTCCGCGATTCCGTTTTACCAGAATTTCATCCAGTATTCGGAATCAATCGGGGCCTACCGCAGTTCTTGGGAATACGGCGGCTAG
- a CDS encoding secondary thiamine-phosphate synthase enzyme YjbQ has translation MKAKSGEFKVENYSLELRTQGFCDIHDITDAGREKVASSGIQNGQAVFFAVGSTAGMTTVEYEPGLIQDLKVFFEKMAPQNEVYHHEETWHDGNGFSHVRASFLKPSVTVPVVDGKLALGTWQQVVYIDFDNRPRTREVIVQVLGV, from the coding sequence ATGAAGGCTAAAAGCGGCGAGTTTAAGGTCGAAAATTACAGCCTGGAGCTGCGCACGCAGGGTTTCTGCGACATTCACGACATTACGGACGCGGGCCGCGAAAAAGTCGCTTCCAGCGGAATCCAGAACGGCCAGGCGGTTTTTTTCGCGGTCGGTTCGACCGCCGGCATGACCACCGTGGAGTATGAGCCGGGCCTCATCCAGGACCTTAAAGTTTTCTTCGAGAAAATGGCACCGCAAAATGAGGTTTATCATCATGAAGAAACGTGGCATGATGGAAATGGTTTTTCGCACGTGCGGGCTTCTTTTTTGAAGCCTTCGGTAACGGTACCGGTCGTGGACGGCAAGCTTGCGCTCGGGACGTGGCAGCAAGTGGTCTACATTGATTTCGACAACCGCCCGCGCACGCGCGAGGTGATCGTGCAAGTGCTCGGGGTATGA